The nucleotide window GTTGCCGCTCAGGAAGCAGCCGGCGCCTTTGTTGGTGACGATGTCGGCGCGCACGATGGTGCGGTAGACGATGCCCTGGAAGCTGTGCTGCTGGGTGCTGATCCACGGCCCGCCGGCAGCCACCACGCCGCCACCGGGACAGGAGAAGGGAGCGCCGAAGATGTCGTTGTCGTTGGGGTCGTCGAAGACGATGGCGTTGATGCCGTCGTCGTTGGTCAGCCCGCCGGTGGCACTGGTGGTTCCACCGTAGCCATAGCGAATGGGCGTCGCCGGATCCGAGTTCCAGGCTGCCAGGGCGGTCTGGAAGGCAGCGAAGCCGCCATCCGGGAGTCCCGGCTGGCCCCCCTCACCGGCCAGGAAGGTAACGGTGCCGCCGGTGTCGAAGGTGCGCCAGCGGACGTCGAAACCGCCCTGCTGAATGAAATTGAAGGGCTCGGAGAGGGCGCTCTCTACCGCCGCCGGCGAGGCGGTCACCAGATAGTCCGTCGCAGAGTCGGCACCGGTGCTCAGGCCAGCGCTGCGATCTTCGATCCAGCGGCTGAAGGCCTGGAGATCCCGCACCGAACGGCGCGACCGTTCCCCGACCTCTCCCTCCATCGAGGAGCCTGAGGTCAGCTCCTCGGTGCCGCGAAGATCCCGCAGCGCCACCTCGACACCGCCGATCTCGGCGATGTGAAAGGCGCCCAGGAAGAAGTGCACCAGGGTGTAGGTCTCGTCCGAACCCGGGGTGAGGAAGAGCAGCGCCCGACCGCCGGGATGAAAGCTGGGCGCCCCATGGAGCCGCAGCTCGCGACCATCGGGGAGCACCCCTCCGGCGACCCGCACCACCACCGAGGTGGCGGGCAGGTAGCCCTTGAGCAACCGATCCACGCTCACTCGGTAGTCGGTGAACGGGCGGTCCTCCACCAGCGCCGGCACCACCTCCTGGATCTCCACCTGGGCGACGATGGGACTCTGCTCCACCAGCGCCGGATCGGTCACGGGTACGTAGGTCGTAGCTCGGGCCGGAACCGCCCAGAGCAACAGAGCCACCGGCAGCAGCACTGCCACGAGGCCCAGGAACCGCCTGAAACACGGGAATTGACAGGTCACGGCGCCGTTCTCCTTACTCGTACTGGGTCAGTCGTCTTGGGTTAGGGGGGAGCGGAGAACCCATTGCTGTTGGAGCATATCAGCAGCCACGTGCTGATCAAGGCGCGGATCAGCTTCGGCGCTGACCGGACCGGAAGACCGGCCGCCTCAGGAATCCGACTTCGAGCTCGACTTCGATTCCGAAGAGCTCTTCTTGGCGCTGGAGTCGCTGGCTTTCTCCGCCTTGCCGTCGCCGGAGTTCTTGTCCTTGGAGTCGCCCCCGTCGTCGGAACCCTTCTTGGCGTCTTTGCCGGTGGCGTAGTCGGTCTTGTACCAGCCACTGCCCTTGAGGTGGAAGGCCGGCGCGGAGAGGAGGCGCTCCAGCTCTCCCTTGCACTTGGGGCAGGTTTCCTTGGGTGCATCGTCGAAGCGCTGGAGGAACTCCGAGACTTCGCCGCAGCCTTTGCATCGATATTCGTACAGGGGCATGATTTCTTCTTCCTTCGCTGGCTCTTACGTAGCTGGCTTTCGCTTAGCTGGGTCGTCCTGACGCTCTAGATTTCCGGACCTCAGATGGATCCCACTCGGCCAGACCAGCCCGCCGAGCCCGGCCCCAGGCTCCAAGGGCCGGGGAATTCTCTGCGGGCGGGCT belongs to Acidobacteriota bacterium and includes:
- a CDS encoding zinc ribbon domain-containing protein yields the protein MPLYEYRCKGCGEVSEFLQRFDDAPKETCPKCKGELERLLSAPAFHLKGSGWYKTDYATGKDAKKGSDDGGDSKDKNSGDGKAEKASDSSAKKSSSESKSSSKSDS